In Hamadaea flava, a genomic segment contains:
- a CDS encoding AraC family transcriptional regulator, whose protein sequence is MPLAETADRLAPLPLRHAVGVYRGYHYSGQAPGVHRGLPSLGVTVVVSLAAPTLVALDAAETPRGYASLASGMTVGPAYIPHDGEQYGVQLELTPAGARDLLGLPAAPLAALVVPLPELLGRDARELIERMADAPGWPQRFDVLDEVLTRRLGRVRDRDPAAEVAHVWDAIVMRAGAVRVDALAAEVGWSRRHLSARFAAEFGVSPKDAARIARFDRSHRLLRGEQKLSLAAIAARCGYYDQPHLDREWRALAGAAPTAWLAEENLPLRPLD, encoded by the coding sequence ATGCCTCTCGCGGAGACGGCGGACCGGCTCGCCCCGCTGCCGTTGCGGCATGCCGTCGGGGTGTACCGCGGATATCACTACAGTGGCCAGGCACCGGGCGTACACCGGGGGCTGCCGTCGCTGGGCGTCACCGTGGTGGTCAGCCTCGCCGCGCCGACCCTGGTCGCATTGGACGCGGCCGAGACCCCACGCGGCTACGCGTCGCTCGCCTCGGGGATGACGGTCGGCCCCGCGTACATTCCGCATGACGGCGAGCAGTACGGCGTACAACTGGAATTGACTCCAGCCGGTGCCCGCGATCTGCTGGGGTTGCCCGCGGCCCCGCTCGCCGCGCTGGTCGTGCCGTTGCCGGAGTTGCTGGGCCGGGACGCGCGCGAGCTGATCGAGCGGATGGCCGACGCGCCGGGCTGGCCGCAGCGATTCGACGTGCTGGACGAGGTCCTGACGCGTCGCCTGGGCCGCGTTCGCGACCGTGACCCGGCGGCCGAGGTCGCGCACGTCTGGGACGCCATCGTCATGCGAGCCGGCGCGGTACGCGTGGACGCGCTGGCCGCCGAGGTCGGCTGGAGCCGTCGGCACCTGTCGGCCCGGTTCGCCGCCGAGTTCGGGGTGTCGCCGAAGGACGCGGCCCGCATCGCGCGGTTCGACCGTTCGCACCGGCTGTTGCGCGGCGAGCAGAAACTGTCGCTGGCCGCGATCGCCGCCAGGTGCGGCTACTACGACCAGCCGCATCTGGATCGGGAGTGGCGCGCCCTGGCCGGTGCCGCGCCGACGGCCTGGCTGGCCGAGGAGAATCTGCCGTTGCGCCCGTTGGACTGA
- a CDS encoding VOC family protein, producing the protein MSEIKTAVWPVLRYQDGTAAIRFLVEAFGFTEKAVYEGDGGVIDHAELTWPQGGGVMLSSRSAEGDEVRTSPGIGSVYLVTDQPDLLHDRAVAARAKIVRGLRDEDYGSRGFTARDPEGVLWSFGTYAGEPD; encoded by the coding sequence ATGAGCGAGATCAAGACGGCCGTGTGGCCGGTGTTGCGCTACCAGGACGGGACCGCCGCGATCCGGTTCCTCGTCGAGGCGTTCGGCTTCACCGAGAAGGCTGTGTACGAGGGCGACGGCGGAGTGATCGACCACGCCGAGTTGACCTGGCCCCAGGGCGGCGGAGTGATGCTGTCGAGCCGGTCGGCCGAGGGCGACGAGGTGCGGACGTCACCCGGCATCGGGTCGGTGTACCTGGTCACCGACCAGCCGGACCTGCTGCATGATCGGGCGGTCGCGGCCAGGGCGAAGATCGTGCGCGGGCTGCGCGACGAGGACTACGGCTCGCGGGGGTTCACCGCCCGTGATCCCGAAGGCGTCCTCTGGAGCTTCGGGACGTATGCGGGAGAACCCGACTGA
- a CDS encoding uridine kinase family protein, whose product MAEDILAKAMARPAIDGVRVIGVDGGAGSGKSTLAGQLAELSGAGLVEIDDFVSWDDFAGWWPRFDEQVLTPLLAGQDAHFQVRDWANDWRGGSLGGWKTLPWQPVVVIEGVTCTRLATEGRLAYGVFVDAPADLRLARGLARDHGQDHDVRELWERWLAEESDFFAADRTWDRADAVVNTGSDPASVTYRV is encoded by the coding sequence ATGGCGGAGGACATTCTGGCCAAGGCGATGGCTCGCCCAGCGATTGACGGCGTACGCGTGATCGGGGTCGACGGCGGGGCCGGGAGCGGCAAGAGCACCCTGGCCGGGCAGCTGGCCGAGCTGTCCGGAGCCGGGCTGGTCGAGATCGACGACTTCGTCTCCTGGGACGACTTCGCCGGCTGGTGGCCCCGGTTCGACGAGCAGGTGCTCACGCCGCTGTTGGCCGGTCAGGACGCCCATTTCCAGGTACGCGACTGGGCGAACGACTGGCGCGGCGGGTCGCTCGGCGGCTGGAAGACGCTGCCCTGGCAGCCGGTGGTGGTGATCGAAGGGGTCACCTGCACCCGGCTCGCGACCGAGGGGCGGCTGGCGTACGGGGTCTTCGTGGACGCGCCCGCCGACCTGCGGCTGGCCCGAGGGCTCGCCCGCGATCACGGTCAGGACCACGACGTCCGGGAGTTGTGGGAGCGGTGGCTGGCCGAGGAGAGCGACTTCTTCGCCGCCGACCGTACGTGGGACCGCGCGGACGCGGTGGTGAACACCGGCTCCGATCCGGCGAGCGTCACCTACCGCGTCTGA
- a CDS encoding sensor histidine kinase, whose protein sequence is MIMDWRYAQGPRWFTTLRGLVIMGLLTAGSVSNAPAGRVPLTAAVLVVVVLGWLAWLVRPDSERWLFAGLAAVGLGGVVLAATPNGVAFSFVVVAAIRSARRLRPAYSLMVTVGLAVLFAVACLLTGRESILLTGGLGILAICELAGLARRQSDQLREQRQLAQAEQARAEALAQRAQLAREVHDVLAHSLGALSVQLESADALLEHGRAEQAREAIGKAGRLARDGLAETRRAIGVLRGDTVPLSQLVRDLAAAYEAPVTVRVDGDEVPLVPQVSLALYRTVQESLTNTRKYAPGATVTVQLTYSARQVEVTVTDAGAGRPTGQLATTGGGYGLTGLRERAELLGGTCTAGPRDGGWAVDVRIPL, encoded by the coding sequence ATGATCATGGACTGGCGGTACGCCCAGGGACCGCGGTGGTTCACGACCCTCCGCGGCCTGGTCATCATGGGCCTGCTCACCGCGGGCTCCGTCAGCAACGCGCCGGCGGGCCGGGTGCCCTTGACCGCTGCCGTTCTCGTCGTGGTGGTGCTCGGCTGGCTCGCCTGGCTGGTCCGGCCGGACAGCGAACGATGGCTGTTCGCCGGTCTGGCCGCGGTCGGGCTCGGCGGCGTGGTCCTGGCGGCGACGCCGAACGGGGTGGCGTTCTCGTTCGTGGTCGTGGCGGCGATCCGCTCCGCCCGCCGGCTGCGGCCCGCGTACTCGCTGATGGTCACCGTGGGCCTCGCTGTCCTCTTCGCCGTGGCGTGCCTGCTCACCGGGCGCGAGTCCATCCTGCTGACCGGCGGACTCGGCATCCTCGCCATCTGCGAGCTGGCCGGGCTCGCCCGGCGGCAGAGCGACCAACTGCGCGAACAGCGCCAATTGGCCCAGGCCGAACAGGCGCGGGCCGAGGCGCTGGCCCAACGCGCCCAACTGGCCCGCGAGGTCCACGACGTGCTCGCCCACTCGCTCGGCGCGCTCAGTGTGCAACTCGAATCTGCCGACGCGCTGCTCGAACACGGCCGCGCGGAGCAGGCTCGGGAGGCCATCGGCAAGGCCGGGCGGCTGGCCCGCGACGGTCTCGCCGAGACCCGCCGCGCGATCGGCGTGCTGCGCGGTGACACGGTCCCGCTTTCCCAACTGGTACGCGATCTCGCGGCCGCGTACGAAGCTCCCGTGACGGTACGAGTGGACGGTGACGAGGTTCCGCTGGTCCCGCAGGTGTCGCTCGCGCTCTACCGCACCGTGCAGGAGTCACTGACCAACACCCGCAAGTACGCCCCCGGCGCGACCGTGACCGTCCAGCTGACCTACTCGGCGCGGCAGGTCGAGGTGACCGTGACCGACGCCGGGGCGGGCCGGCCCACCGGACAACTGGCCACGACCGGCGGCGGCTACGGCCTGACCGGGCTGCGGGAACGGGCCGAGTTGCTGGGCGGCACCTGCACGGCGGGTCCGCGCGACGGCGGCTGGGCGGTCGATGTCAGGATTCCCCTGTGA
- a CDS encoding response regulator transcription factor, whose protein sequence is MIKVVVADDQTTIREALALMLDLFDDFEVVGTAADGAEAVRLVAEYGADVVLMDLRMPGTDGVTATARLRQEHPATRVVVLTTYSDDADVLAGLRAGATGYLTKDATRNQIAQAIRAAAEGTSVLDSEVSRKLLAAAGDGPAAYAGELPDGLSAREAEVLTLIAAGLANREIAARLFVTEATVKSHINRLFAKIGVTDRAQAVRYAYRHGLAAPDD, encoded by the coding sequence GTGATCAAGGTGGTGGTGGCCGACGACCAGACGACGATCCGGGAAGCACTCGCCCTGATGCTCGACCTGTTCGACGACTTCGAGGTGGTCGGCACCGCCGCCGACGGCGCCGAGGCGGTCCGGCTGGTCGCCGAGTACGGAGCCGACGTCGTCCTGATGGATCTGCGGATGCCGGGCACCGACGGGGTCACCGCCACCGCCCGCCTGCGGCAAGAGCATCCGGCGACCCGAGTCGTGGTGCTGACCACCTACTCCGACGACGCCGACGTGCTCGCCGGGCTGCGGGCCGGGGCCACCGGATATCTCACCAAGGACGCCACCCGAAACCAGATAGCGCAGGCGATCCGGGCCGCCGCCGAGGGCACGTCCGTCCTCGATTCCGAGGTCAGCCGCAAGCTGCTCGCCGCGGCCGGAGACGGGCCGGCGGCGTACGCGGGGGAGCTGCCCGACGGGCTGAGCGCCCGGGAGGCGGAAGTGCTGACGCTCATCGCGGCCGGCCTGGCGAACCGGGAGATCGCCGCCCGGCTCTTCGTCACCGAGGCGACGGTGAAGTCGCACATCAACCGGCTCTTCGCCAAGATCGGGGTGACCGACCGGGCGCAGGCGGTGCGGTACGCGTACCGGCACGGGCTGGCCGCTCCCGACGATTAG
- a CDS encoding low temperature requirement protein A, producing MPPSADLTRSPARHEVEPLELFFDLVYVFAIGQLSHQLLEHPTWSGAAQTLVLYLAVFSAWMYTAWAGSMLVTDHPRTRRMLLLVMLGGLFMNAAIPRAFDDAGWVFVVTYLAIQLGRGGWLLTVGIGPVNQDHMTRSLIWTVATTPLWLAGAAVAGHARLGWWAAAALIDVVGVWLAHPLPRRTLHSRRVTFAGRHLLERCRLFTLIALGEAVLTTGIALADAPIALMTLISGTVALAGTVALFWIYFRRSERIVQRHLDRTDDPIRAGRSAVYGLMIGVAGLVVTAVGDARVIADPHQTAGLTTNLLLFGGPALYIAPMTWYFATVIGSVRISRLLTLGALATGCVATLAVPAYWAAISAAAIVVGLALYDSLSVDAGEPAGSVP from the coding sequence ATGCCGCCTTCCGCCGACCTCACCCGCAGCCCGGCCCGGCACGAGGTCGAGCCGCTGGAGTTGTTCTTCGACCTCGTCTACGTCTTCGCCATCGGGCAGCTGTCCCACCAACTGCTCGAGCATCCGACGTGGAGCGGCGCGGCCCAGACGCTAGTGCTGTACCTGGCCGTGTTCAGCGCCTGGATGTACACCGCCTGGGCGGGGTCGATGCTGGTCACCGACCATCCGCGGACCCGGCGAATGCTGCTGCTGGTGATGCTCGGCGGGCTGTTCATGAACGCGGCCATCCCCCGGGCGTTCGACGACGCCGGTTGGGTCTTCGTCGTCACCTATCTGGCGATTCAGCTGGGCCGGGGCGGCTGGCTGCTGACTGTCGGGATCGGCCCGGTCAACCAGGACCACATGACCCGGTCGCTGATCTGGACCGTGGCGACCACGCCACTCTGGCTGGCCGGGGCGGCCGTCGCCGGGCATGCCCGGTTGGGCTGGTGGGCCGCGGCAGCTCTGATCGACGTCGTGGGCGTGTGGCTGGCGCATCCGCTGCCGCGGCGTACGCTGCACTCGCGGCGGGTCACGTTCGCGGGTCGGCACCTGCTCGAACGCTGCCGCCTGTTCACCCTGATCGCCCTGGGCGAAGCGGTGCTCACCACGGGGATCGCTCTCGCCGATGCGCCGATCGCGCTGATGACGCTGATTTCCGGCACCGTCGCGCTGGCCGGCACGGTCGCGTTGTTCTGGATCTACTTTCGCCGGTCGGAGCGCATCGTGCAGCGGCACCTCGACCGCACCGACGATCCGATCCGAGCCGGACGCAGTGCCGTCTACGGGCTCATGATCGGCGTCGCCGGGCTGGTCGTGACGGCGGTCGGCGACGCACGGGTCATCGCCGACCCGCATCAGACCGCGGGACTCACCACGAACCTGCTGCTCTTCGGCGGCCCGGCTCTCTACATCGCCCCGATGACCTGGTACTTCGCGACGGTGATCGGCAGCGTGCGGATCTCCCGGCTGCTCACCTTGGGTGCCCTCGCGACCGGCTGCGTCGCGACGCTCGCCGTGCCGGCGTACTGGGCGGCGATCTCCGCGGCGGCGATCGTCGTCGGACTCGCCCTGTATGACAGCCTCAGCGTCGACGCCGGTGAGCCGGCGGGATCTGTTCCCTAA